In Oryza sativa Japonica Group chromosome 2, ASM3414082v1, the following are encoded in one genomic region:
- the LOC4329459 gene encoding protein SMALL AUXIN UP-REGULATED RNA 8 produces the protein MKEGGGGGGERRNILAKTIDRCRSSLGHRTTRRPASAAGGGGYGGAAVPAGFFAVLVGPEKERFAVRARCANHPLFRALLDQAETEYGFAGCEGPLELPCDVDAFMDVMWEMEQADPAASPRCGARFGGPAAAGSGRGYGGHGHHHQHQGYQMMSTPARLLVAGRS, from the coding sequence atgaaggaaggaggaggaggaggaggggagaggaggaacaTCCTGGCCAAGACGATCGACAGGTGCCGGTCGTCGCTGGGGCACCGGACAACGAGgcgccccgcctccgccgccggcggcggcggctacggcggcgcggccgtgcCGGCGGGGTTCTTCGCGGTGCTGGTGGGGCCGGAGAAGGAGCGGTTCGCGGTGCGGGCGCGGTGCGCCAACCACCCGCTGTTCCGGGCTCTGCTGGACCAGGCGGAGACGGAGTACGGGTTCGCCGGGTGCGAGGGCCCCCTCGAGCTCCCCTGCGACGTCGACGCCTTCATGGACGTCATGTGGGAGATGGAGCAGGCCGACCCCGCCGCGTCCCCGCGCTGCGGCGCGCGCTTCGGcggtcccgccgccgccggcagcggcagGGGCTACGGGGgccacggccaccaccaccaacaccagGGGTACCAGATGATGAGCACCCCGGCGaggctcctcgtcgccggccgctcGTGA